A region from the Brassica napus cultivar Da-Ae chromosome C8, Da-Ae, whole genome shotgun sequence genome encodes:
- the LOC106382404 gene encoding major latex allergen Hev b 5 translates to MATVEVEQVIAPVAENVEVPANAVEEPDVETKQPEEVVATTDSAAAPAALKEQEAEAEAPVVETSKEVVVEEAEKKDEETEEPKVEEKEEKTEAPVAVEEAKIEEKEEVTETPAVVEEKEKTEAEEVVAAGEVAAEKAEE, encoded by the exons ATGGCCACTGTTGAG GTTGAACAAGTGATTGCTCCAGTAGCAGAGAACGTTGAGGTACCAGCAAATGCAGTGGAGGAGCCAGACGTAGAGACCAAACAACCCGAAGAAGTCGTCGCCACGACAGACTCTGCTGCTGCTCCAGCCGCCCTAAAAGAACAAGAAGCCGAAGCCGAAGCACCAGTCGTAGAAACGAGCAAAGAAGTGGTTGTGGAAGAGGCAGagaaaaaagatgaagaaacaGAAGAGCCAAAggtagaagagaaagaagagaagacggAAGCTCCGGTGGCTGTGGAGGAGGCAAAGATAGAAGAGAAGGAGGAGGTGACTGAAACTCCGGCGGTTgtggaggagaaggagaagactgAGGCTGAGGAAGTTGTGGCTGCTGGGGAAGTCGCCGCCGAGAAGGCCGAGGAGTAA
- the LOC106382403 gene encoding 14 kDa proline-rich protein DC2.15, which produces MASSSIALFLALNLLFFTTISACGSCTPCGGGCPSPKPKPTPKPTPSPSSGKGKCPKDTLKLGVCANVLNGLLDLTLGKPPVKPCCSLIQGLADVEAAVCLCTALKANVLGINLNLPISLSLLLNVCSKQVPPGFQC; this is translated from the coding sequence ATGGCTTCAAGCTCCATAGCCCTTTTCTTGGCTCTCAACCTCCTGTTCTTCACAACAATCTCCGCATGCGGTAGCTGCACTCCTTGCGGAGGAGGCTGCCCCTCTCCCAAGCCGAAGCCAACTCCTAAACCAACCCCAAGCCCTAGCTCTGGCAAGGGAAAGTGCCCTAAAGATACCCTCAAGCTTGGTGTCTGCGCCAATGTGCTCAATGGCCTCCTCGACTTGACCCTCGGCAAGCCACCTGTCAAGCCATGCTGCAGCCTCATCCAAGGACTCGCTGATGTTGAAGCAGCCGTTTGTCTCTGCACCGCTCTTAAGGCTAACGTTCTTGGAATCAACTTGAACCTCCCAATCTCTCTAAGTCTTCTCCTCAATGTTTGCAGCAAACAAGTTCCTCCTGGCTTCCAGTGCTAA
- the LOC106379926 gene encoding 14 kDa proline-rich protein DC2.15: MESNRSFSAALFLSLNLMFFACVSGCNTCLPPKPIPNPNPISNPTKHSCPRDALKLGVCAKILDGAVGTVIGNPPDTPCCSFLQGLVDLEAAVCLCTAIKANILGIDINIPISLSLLINTCGKKLPSDFICA; this comes from the coding sequence ATGGAATCCAACAGATCTTTTTCTGCAGCTCTCTTCCTATCTCTTAATCTCATGTTTTTTGCGTGTGTAAGTGGCTGCAACACTTGCTTGCCACCTAAGCCAATCCCAAACCCTAACCCTATTAGCAATCCTACAAAACATAGCTGCCCAAGAGACGCCCTAAAACTCGGAGTCTGCGCCAAAATTCTAGATGGTGCGGTCGGAACTGTCATCGGAAACCCACCAGACACACCTTGCTGCTCATTCCTTCAAGGGCTTGTCGACCTTGAAGCTGCCGTTTGTCTTTGTACCGCCATTAAAGCTAACATTCTGGGGATTGATATTAATATTCCTATCTCCTTGAGTTTGCTCATCAATACTTGCGGCAAAAAGCTTCCCTCTGACTTCATTTGCGCCTGA
- the LOC106378794 gene encoding vegetative cell wall protein gp1-like, with product MSNPWLTPRRASALSPPSLAAGDDRNPIPPLPPDPPDLGQYPPLSPSSTKTILAPKSTLKPKIIGSEGKTGSVASGFEKTSPQQFTILKPKKSSPLQTNRAASPPSQISTHSPPSEETSTRTTQPEQTETSDILMAEAPLPASVTPPPTVNVSPAAQQEPQKSFVQQMPQNSSTQQTPSLVEKSED from the exons ATGTCAAACCCTTGGTTGACGCCCCGCCGTGCTTCCGCCCTATCCCCTCCGTCTCTCGCCGCTGGTGATGACCGGAACCCCATCCCTCCTCTTCCCCCCGACCCTCCTGACCTTGGCCAATACCCTCCACTTTCTCCCTCTTCCACCAAAACCATCCTTGCCC CTAAGTCAACTCTTAAGCCTAAGATTATTGGATCTGAAGGCAAAACTGGTTCAGTTGCTTCTGGATTTGAGAAAACTTCTCCCCAACAATTCACAATTCTAAAACCTAAAAAATCTTCCCCCCTCCAAACCAACCGAGCCGCATCCCCTCCGAGTCAAATCTCCACCCACTCTCCTCCTTCTGAAGAAACCTCCACCCGTACTACTCAACCTGAACAAACTGAAACCTCAGATATTTTGATGGCAGAAGCTCCTCTTCCAGCTTCTGTTACTCCTCCTCCTACTGTTAATGTGTCTCCTGCAGCTCAGCAAGAGCCACAAAAATCTTTTGTTCAGCAAATGCCACAAAATTCCTCTACTCAGCAGACTCCTTCCCTAGTTGAAAAATCAGAAGATTAA